One genomic segment of Desulfocapsa sulfexigens DSM 10523 includes these proteins:
- a CDS encoding lytic transglycosylase domain-containing protein: protein MGKTVTLLTLFAGFFLLFLLQSEAEAEMYVCVDAAGKKQYTNMNSSVNCRPLSKRVGISRRPGVVTASLQPVFRPRQTRHDASSYDYHIRRSSRQYNVDPYLIKAVIKTESDFDCYALSKSGAQGLMQLMPETARGLNVRNPFNPHENIDGGTRYLRDMLDLFDGNVPLSLAAYNAGPTLVKRLQRIPKIPETVRYVQKVMGHYKGYRGNIQQSRIRIAALNEK, encoded by the coding sequence ATGGGAAAAACGGTTACTCTTCTAACTCTGTTTGCAGGATTTTTTCTGCTGTTTCTGTTGCAGTCTGAGGCGGAAGCGGAGATGTATGTTTGTGTGGATGCTGCCGGGAAAAAGCAGTATACCAATATGAACAGTTCTGTTAACTGCCGCCCTTTAAGTAAACGGGTCGGGATAAGCAGAAGGCCTGGAGTCGTAACCGCGTCACTTCAGCCAGTTTTTCGGCCGAGGCAGACAAGGCATGATGCCTCTTCATATGATTATCATATCAGACGATCCAGTCGTCAGTATAATGTTGATCCCTATCTGATAAAGGCGGTTATTAAAACTGAATCAGATTTTGATTGCTACGCCCTGTCCAAATCAGGTGCTCAGGGATTAATGCAGTTGATGCCAGAGACGGCAAGGGGGCTTAATGTTCGCAACCCATTTAATCCACACGAAAACATCGACGGTGGTACCCGTTATCTAAGGGATATGTTAGATCTCTTTGATGGTAATGTACCACTGAGTCTGGCTGCTTATAATGCCGGACCGACATTGGTGAAACGCCTCCAGCGAATCCCGAAAATTCCAGAAACTGTTCGTTATGTTCAAAAAGTTATGGGCCATTATAAAGGCTATAGGGGCAATATCCAGCAGTCTCGAATCAGGATTGCCGCACTCAATGAGAAATAA
- the lysA gene encoding diaminopimelate decarboxylase, with the protein MNHFEYKNGELFCEDLAVSDIAKEVGTPFYLYSKATLTRHFQAFDSGFEGIDHITCFAVKSCSNIAILSLFGGLGGGADIVSGGELFRALQAGIDPGKIIYSGVGKTESELRYGLQSNILFFNVESEQELHRLNTVAADMGVKAPVSFRVNPDVDPKTHAYISTGLAKNKFGIPIHEALDLYLQAEAMEHIEVKGVSCHIGSQLTLISPFVETLRKLKAFVGRLAENEITIQYIDLGGGVGITYDDEEPPHPKEYASAIKEELDGLSATLILEPGRVIVGNAGILVTEVQYTKSNRGGAEEKHFVVVDAGMNDLTRPSLYGAYHRIEPVKEDVDLVQVADVVGPICETGDFLGKDIRLPHVEQGDLLAVFSAGAYGFTMASNYNSRPRVAEVMVSGDQFRIIRERESMESLIQGESIPEFVEK; encoded by the coding sequence ATGAATCATTTTGAATATAAAAACGGTGAGCTCTTCTGTGAAGATCTTGCTGTCAGCGATATTGCAAAAGAAGTAGGGACGCCTTTCTATCTCTACTCAAAAGCGACTCTGACCCGGCATTTTCAGGCCTTTGACTCAGGATTTGAAGGGATAGACCATATTACCTGTTTTGCGGTGAAGAGTTGTTCGAATATTGCCATTTTGTCGCTTTTTGGAGGCCTTGGCGGTGGTGCGGATATTGTTTCCGGTGGAGAGTTGTTTCGTGCTCTGCAGGCTGGTATCGATCCTGGGAAGATAATCTATTCGGGTGTAGGGAAGACTGAAAGCGAACTGCGTTACGGTCTGCAATCCAATATCCTCTTTTTTAATGTTGAATCAGAACAGGAGCTGCATCGTCTAAACACAGTGGCTGCAGATATGGGCGTGAAGGCTCCCGTCTCCTTTCGGGTGAATCCTGATGTTGATCCCAAAACCCATGCGTACATTTCCACGGGTCTGGCTAAGAACAAGTTCGGTATTCCCATTCATGAGGCACTTGATCTGTATCTGCAAGCTGAGGCAATGGAACATATTGAGGTGAAGGGCGTGAGCTGTCACATTGGTTCTCAGTTGACCCTTATATCACCTTTTGTTGAAACTCTGCGAAAGCTTAAAGCCTTTGTCGGACGCCTGGCTGAAAATGAAATTACTATACAGTACATCGATCTTGGTGGCGGGGTGGGCATCACTTATGATGATGAAGAACCACCCCATCCTAAAGAGTACGCAAGTGCCATCAAGGAAGAGCTGGATGGTTTATCGGCCACTCTGATACTTGAGCCGGGTCGGGTTATTGTCGGGAATGCCGGGATTCTGGTTACTGAAGTTCAGTACACCAAAAGCAACAGAGGTGGTGCAGAAGAGAAGCATTTCGTGGTGGTCGATGCCGGGATGAACGATCTCACCCGTCCCAGCCTGTATGGTGCGTATCATCGTATTGAACCAGTTAAGGAAGATGTCGATCTCGTTCAGGTTGCTGATGTCGTTGGTCCTATCTGTGAGACTGGTGATTTTCTTGGAAAGGATATCAGGTTACCACATGTCGAGCAGGGCGACCTGCTGGCGGTTTTCAGCGCTGGTGCCTATGGTTTTACCATGGCATCTAATTATAATTCCAGGCCTCGTGTTGCAGAAGTGATGGTTTCCGGAGATCAGTTTAGAATTATACGCGAGCGCGAAAGTATGGAATCATTGATTCAGGGTGAAAGTATTCCTGAATTTGTGGAGAAATAG
- the dapA gene encoding 4-hydroxy-tetrahydrodipicolinate synthase, giving the protein MEKYHGAIVAIVTPFINNKIDEQGLVDLINFQIENGTHGIVPCGTTGESATVSFDEHKRIIELTVKTVAGRVPVIAGTGANSTAESIDLAKSAKASGADATLSVVPYYNKPSQEGLYQHFKAIAEAVDIPVILYNVPSRTVTNMLPETVARLAELENIIGIKEASASLQQISEIIRQCPDDFIVLSGDDFTSMPTVFIGGKGVISVTSNVHPRGMADLMEAALSGDIKKANEIHYSLFPLMTSMFAAPNPVPAKKGVELMGKIKNGLPRLPLTEIDDKALQTLKGAMKDAGLL; this is encoded by the coding sequence ATGGAAAAATATCATGGCGCAATCGTTGCAATTGTTACCCCTTTTATTAATAATAAAATTGACGAGCAGGGGCTGGTTGATCTGATTAATTTTCAGATTGAAAATGGCACTCACGGAATCGTCCCCTGTGGAACGACGGGTGAATCAGCAACTGTGAGCTTTGATGAGCATAAACGGATTATTGAGCTTACAGTAAAAACTGTTGCCGGACGTGTTCCAGTAATTGCCGGAACGGGCGCCAACTCAACCGCCGAATCCATTGATCTTGCGAAAAGTGCAAAGGCCAGCGGGGCGGATGCCACTCTTTCCGTGGTCCCTTATTACAATAAGCCAAGTCAGGAAGGCCTGTATCAACACTTTAAGGCAATTGCAGAAGCTGTTGATATCCCAGTTATCCTGTATAATGTTCCGAGCCGAACCGTTACCAATATGCTGCCTGAGACTGTCGCACGTCTGGCTGAACTTGAAAATATCATCGGTATCAAGGAAGCCTCTGCATCGTTGCAGCAGATAAGTGAGATAATTCGTCAGTGTCCAGACGATTTCATCGTCCTCTCAGGGGATGATTTCACCTCAATGCCAACAGTTTTTATAGGGGGTAAAGGTGTTATCTCAGTTACATCGAATGTGCATCCTCGTGGTATGGCAGATCTGATGGAAGCTGCACTTTCCGGTGATATCAAAAAGGCAAATGAGATTCACTACAGTCTCTTCCCCCTGATGACATCGATGTTTGCGGCCCCAAATCCGGTTCCCGCAAAAAAAGGCGTGGAACTCATGGGTAAAATCAAAAATGGTTTACCACGACTGCCATTGACCGAGATTGATGACAAGGCTCTGCAAACTCTGAAAGGAGCTATGAAAGATGCAGGTCTTCTGTAG
- the fsa gene encoding fructose-6-phosphate aldolase, protein MKFFIDTANLEQIKKGIAMGMVDGVTTNPSLIAKENKPFEEILRDIVAVVDGPISAEVVSLEAEGMIEEAKVLAAMSDNIVIKIPMIMEGIKAVKQLTALGIKTNVTLIFSAAQALLAAKAGATYVSPFVGRLDDIGTPGMDLVSEIMSIFRIYGFQTEVIVASVRSPQHVMESAAIGADIATIPLKVIEQLAKHPLTDIGIEQFLSDWENRKK, encoded by the coding sequence ATGAAATTTTTTATAGATACCGCCAATCTCGAACAGATCAAGAAAGGTATTGCCATGGGCATGGTTGATGGAGTGACCACCAATCCATCACTGATTGCCAAAGAGAATAAGCCTTTTGAGGAGATCCTTAGAGACATCGTGGCCGTTGTTGATGGTCCCATCAGTGCTGAAGTTGTGAGTCTTGAAGCAGAGGGGATGATTGAGGAGGCAAAAGTACTTGCTGCCATGAGTGATAATATTGTGATTAAAATTCCCATGATCATGGAGGGCATTAAGGCTGTTAAGCAACTCACTGCTCTTGGTATTAAAACCAATGTCACTCTGATATTCTCAGCTGCCCAGGCGCTGCTTGCTGCAAAAGCCGGGGCAACCTATGTCTCTCCCTTTGTTGGCCGTCTGGATGATATAGGTACTCCGGGAATGGATCTGGTAAGTGAAATTATGTCGATTTTCCGTATTTATGGATTTCAGACAGAGGTGATAGTGGCAAGCGTTCGTAGTCCGCAGCACGTTATGGAATCTGCCGCCATCGGAGCTGATATTGCGACTATTCCGTTGAAAGTGATAGAACAGCTTGCTAAGCATCCGCTCACCGACATAGGGATTGAACAGTTTTTATCTGATTGGGAAAACAGAAAGAAATAG
- the dapB gene encoding 4-hydroxy-tetrahydrodipicolinate reductase, with protein sequence MINVIIAGAAGRMGQRIGYMVSQHPELHYAAAFEATGSSAIGRDPGEMGGWGSAGVTIEEGLEAVIDKGDVIIDFTFHKATMGFAKIAAAHKTAMVIGTTGLSAENLEELKQLSTDFPCVQAPNMAVGVNVLFKLAAKTASILGDDYNIEIVELHHNKKKDAPSGTALKLAEMAASGVKRNLAEVGVYERNGIIGERSVEEIGVQTVRGGDIVGEHTIYFCGPGERIEITHRAHSRDNFAQGAAKAAAWIADKKPGLYTMFDVLGLQDL encoded by the coding sequence ATGATAAATGTAATTATTGCAGGCGCTGCCGGAAGAATGGGGCAGCGTATTGGATATATGGTTTCGCAGCACCCTGAACTTCATTATGCTGCTGCATTTGAGGCAACAGGAAGTTCGGCTATAGGGCGTGATCCCGGTGAAATGGGTGGCTGGGGCAGTGCTGGTGTGACCATTGAGGAAGGACTGGAAGCTGTAATCGATAAGGGTGACGTGATTATCGACTTCACTTTTCACAAAGCCACAATGGGTTTTGCAAAAATAGCAGCAGCACATAAGACTGCCATGGTTATTGGTACCACGGGCCTCAGTGCAGAGAATCTTGAAGAGTTGAAACAGCTTTCCACTGATTTTCCCTGTGTCCAGGCGCCCAATATGGCAGTAGGTGTCAATGTCCTTTTTAAACTCGCAGCTAAAACCGCTTCTATCCTCGGGGATGATTACAATATAGAGATTGTGGAACTCCATCACAACAAGAAAAAAGATGCACCCTCGGGTACTGCTCTGAAACTTGCTGAGATGGCGGCCTCCGGGGTGAAGAGAAACCTTGCTGAAGTCGGAGTCTACGAACGAAATGGCATAATTGGTGAACGCAGCGTGGAAGAGATTGGTGTTCAGACCGTTCGCGGCGGCGATATCGTTGGGGAGCACACTATTTATTTTTGTGGCCCCGGGGAACGGATTGAAATCACTCATCGTGCCCACAGTCGTGATAATTTTGCTCAGGGCGCAGCAAAAGCTGCTGCCTGGATTGCCGACAAGAAACCGGGCCTTTACACCATGTTTGATGTCCTGGGATTACAGGATCTATAG
- the dapF gene encoding diaminopimelate epimerase, producing the protein MDIEFPVPFAKMSGTGNDFIVIDHRRLLVPEDKQSDFVRRVCRRMFSVGADGVIFIEGSEKADFSWRFYNGDGSIAEMCGNGARCAARFAFARGIAERKMSFETLAGIIEAEVLNDSGDVSLLMTAPFDYRSGLEAELDGEATEISFMNSGVPHAVIFKDEGAEIAVKKWGHAIRFHEQFAPAGTNVNFVQSLNDGTVRVRTYERGVEDETMACGTGAVASAIFAANRGLVVSPVTVITSGGEKLTIVFDLNQDGTAENVYLQGPARIIYIGQLTAESLE; encoded by the coding sequence ATGGATATCGAATTTCCTGTACCCTTTGCCAAAATGAGCGGTACTGGCAATGATTTTATAGTCATTGACCATCGCAGACTTTTGGTACCGGAAGATAAACAGTCCGATTTCGTACGCCGTGTCTGCCGTCGGATGTTTTCCGTTGGTGCAGATGGAGTTATTTTTATTGAAGGTTCAGAGAAGGCGGATTTTAGCTGGCGGTTTTACAATGGAGATGGCTCCATAGCTGAAATGTGTGGAAACGGTGCCCGATGTGCAGCCCGCTTTGCATTTGCCAGAGGGATTGCAGAAAGGAAAATGTCTTTTGAGACCCTGGCGGGAATTATTGAGGCCGAGGTTTTAAATGATAGCGGAGATGTAAGCCTGTTGATGACGGCACCCTTTGATTATCGAAGTGGTCTTGAAGCAGAGCTTGACGGAGAGGCGACGGAGATTTCTTTTATGAACTCCGGAGTTCCCCATGCGGTTATTTTTAAAGATGAGGGCGCGGAAATTGCTGTGAAAAAATGGGGTCATGCAATTCGATTCCATGAGCAGTTTGCTCCCGCTGGGACGAATGTCAACTTTGTTCAATCTCTGAATGATGGCACTGTCCGGGTTCGCACATATGAGCGGGGCGTGGAGGATGAAACCATGGCCTGCGGGACAGGGGCTGTTGCTTCCGCAATATTTGCGGCGAACAGGGGACTTGTGGTCTCGCCGGTGACTGTTATCACCTCGGGTGGAGAAAAATTGACCATAGTCTTTGATCTGAATCAGGATGGTACTGCAGAGAATGTATATCTGCAGGGACCGGCACGAATTATCTACATCGGCCAGCTAACGGCCGAATCACTGGAATGA
- the pgsA gene encoding CDP-diacylglycerol--glycerol-3-phosphate 3-phosphatidyltransferase: protein MKQLMTWPNILTGMRFLMIPLLVFLMTLEQTVFIAFLAWSVFALAAFTDWLDGYLARKYHSESILGKLMDPLADKLLVTAALIMLIPLGRVPAWVCLIIIGREIFITGIRGLAASRGIVVAADNLGKIKSNFQYYGVGLLLFPLNLLPIPFQYESGMVLLYISVVLSVWSAVNYTYTLRNIFVEAS, encoded by the coding sequence ATGAAGCAACTTATGACCTGGCCAAATATTCTAACCGGGATGCGATTTCTGATGATCCCTCTGCTGGTGTTTCTCATGACACTGGAGCAGACTGTTTTCATTGCCTTTCTTGCCTGGTCAGTTTTCGCACTCGCCGCTTTTACTGATTGGCTCGATGGCTATCTCGCAAGAAAGTATCATTCAGAATCAATTCTTGGAAAACTTATGGATCCGCTTGCCGATAAACTTCTGGTAACGGCGGCTCTTATTATGCTTATTCCCCTCGGTCGTGTACCGGCCTGGGTCTGCCTGATTATAATCGGTCGTGAGATTTTTATAACGGGAATTCGTGGTCTTGCGGCATCCAGAGGGATAGTTGTGGCTGCCGACAATCTCGGCAAAATTAAAAGTAATTTTCAGTATTATGGTGTTGGTTTGCTGCTTTTTCCATTGAATCTTCTCCCCATTCCATTTCAGTATGAATCTGGAATGGTGCTGCTGTATATCTCAGTGGTTTTGAGTGTCTGGTCAGCAGTTAATTATACGTATACTCTTCGTAATATTTTCGTGGAAGCTTCCTGA
- the folK gene encoding 2-amino-4-hydroxy-6-hydroxymethyldihydropteridine diphosphokinase, protein MSGRSRVWVALGSNLGESKQILQKAWRRLGNEEALDSICLSSPYITEPVGMDSSNLFLNAVGILETTLPPESLLVVLQQVEKEFGRSRKMVGKGYEDRLLDLDILYFDGCVLTSSKLVLPHPHIGERLFVLEPLVEIDPEHIDPANGLTAVAMHQKLLQQMDAGIVAVQDIKRDTWA, encoded by the coding sequence TTGAGTGGTAGAAGTCGGGTCTGGGTGGCGCTTGGCTCAAACCTTGGCGAGAGTAAACAAATCTTGCAGAAAGCCTGGCGACGACTGGGCAATGAGGAGGCGCTTGATTCCATCTGTCTTTCCAGCCCTTATATTACTGAACCCGTGGGGATGGACAGCAGTAATCTTTTTCTGAATGCAGTCGGGATTCTGGAGACAACTCTTCCCCCCGAATCTCTGCTTGTGGTGTTGCAGCAGGTGGAGAAAGAATTTGGCCGTAGCAGAAAAATGGTTGGGAAAGGGTATGAGGATCGTCTGCTTGACCTGGATATTCTTTACTTTGATGGGTGTGTCCTGACATCCAGTAAGCTTGTGTTGCCGCATCCTCATATTGGGGAAAGACTCTTTGTGCTGGAGCCTCTTGTAGAGATTGATCCGGAGCACATTGACCCAGCTAATGGACTGACAGCAGTGGCGATGCATCAAAAGCTTCTGCAACAGATGGACGCAGGAATAGTAGCCGTTCAAGACATCAAGCGTGATACCTGGGCATGA
- a CDS encoding fibronectin type III domain-containing protein, with amino-acid sequence MMLRKAQFAGAILLTGTLFLAGGCGYKTEPVPPDSIVPKAIEDLRYSVSEKGVILNWSFPKETIRGTDLTDIATFDVYRAVVPLKDYCPTCPIPFNEAIQVPGGVVDPEKTRQGTYETSLLRSGHKYFFKVNARTSWWAASPDSNIVSFVWHIPAKAPEGVTAKGVDSSVVVSWQTVTQLMDEEKVSYPLLYQVQRSRDNAGFESIGEPVKATRFVDKSLKNGETFYYKVQSLLMVDGVAVSGGLSGSVAATAIDQTPPAAPTGITAVQTGGGIKIFWDKSQDADVKGYKVYRRSADEKTARVIGDVSGVYSIFEDVNVAADGNYFYSVTAYDKAETPNESEQSREASIRH; translated from the coding sequence ATGATGTTGAGAAAAGCACAGTTTGCAGGGGCAATTCTTCTTACTGGAACACTGTTTCTGGCAGGCGGTTGTGGGTATAAGACTGAACCCGTTCCTCCTGATTCCATTGTTCCCAAGGCCATTGAAGATTTACGGTATTCAGTGAGTGAAAAAGGGGTAATCCTGAACTGGAGCTTTCCTAAGGAGACGATTAGAGGGACTGACCTTACCGACATTGCTACCTTCGATGTGTACAGGGCAGTTGTTCCACTGAAAGATTATTGTCCCACATGCCCGATTCCCTTTAATGAAGCCATACAGGTTCCGGGTGGGGTGGTTGATCCGGAAAAAACACGGCAGGGTACATATGAGACTTCACTGCTGCGTTCTGGACATAAATACTTTTTCAAGGTCAATGCCAGAACAAGTTGGTGGGCGGCGAGTCCAGACTCTAATATCGTCTCTTTTGTGTGGCATATTCCAGCCAAAGCTCCGGAAGGTGTGACGGCAAAAGGGGTTGATTCCAGTGTTGTTGTCAGCTGGCAGACCGTGACGCAGCTTATGGATGAAGAGAAGGTCAGTTATCCGCTGCTCTATCAGGTGCAGCGTAGCAGGGATAATGCAGGCTTTGAAAGCATTGGTGAACCTGTAAAAGCTACTCGGTTTGTTGATAAATCACTGAAAAATGGGGAAACCTTTTATTATAAGGTTCAGTCGCTCCTTATGGTTGATGGAGTTGCCGTAAGTGGAGGTCTTTCAGGGTCAGTGGCAGCTACTGCCATAGATCAGACTCCCCCCGCGGCTCCCACCGGAATAACGGCAGTGCAGACCGGTGGTGGTATTAAGATTTTCTGGGACAAGTCCCAGGATGCAGATGTGAAGGGATATAAGGTATATCGACGCAGTGCGGATGAAAAAACAGCCAGGGTGATTGGTGATGTGAGTGGTGTCTACTCCATTTTTGAGGACGTGAATGTAGCCGCTGATGGAAATTACTTTTATTCTGTCACCGCTTACGACAAGGCGGAAACTCCAAACGAGAGTGAACAATCTCGTGAGGCCAGCATACGTCATTAA